In one Chlamydia sp. BM-2023 genomic region, the following are encoded:
- a CDS encoding ABC transporter permease — translation METKKRSRVFRILCLFPLELGRWMGFTCAVVKSFSWKKSLFRSVSIQGYDIGVASLPVVMLTGAVTGVVLALQSYYQLGIHGLSCAIGFFVVKSILVEIGPVLTALALSGRVGGAISAFLGTMRMTEQVSAMETLGVNPLEYFALPRIIAGILAMPALVIAAVWSGIFCGYLLCRYAFQISAQVYLHMVSGNVFVSDVVMVVVKSLVFGFIITSLACYQGLGKHCRITDVAKVTTAGVVTSYISILFANCVITTIFHVLGY, via the coding sequence ATGGAGACAAAAAAGCGTTCTCGTGTTTTTCGTATACTTTGCTTGTTTCCTTTGGAATTGGGCAGGTGGATGGGCTTTACCTGCGCAGTTGTAAAAAGCTTTTCTTGGAAGAAAAGCTTATTTCGCTCTGTGAGTATTCAAGGTTATGACATAGGCGTAGCTTCCTTGCCTGTAGTTATGCTTACAGGAGCCGTCACCGGAGTTGTTCTTGCTTTGCAGTCTTATTATCAGTTGGGAATACATGGGCTATCCTGCGCTATAGGATTTTTCGTTGTAAAAAGTATCCTTGTGGAAATAGGCCCTGTTCTTACTGCTCTTGCCCTTTCCGGAAGAGTGGGAGGTGCTATCTCAGCATTTTTAGGCACCATGCGTATGACCGAGCAGGTTAGCGCTATGGAAACCCTAGGGGTAAATCCCTTAGAGTATTTTGCCCTGCCAAGAATAATCGCGGGGATTCTTGCTATGCCTGCTTTGGTAATTGCTGCGGTATGGTCGGGGATTTTTTGTGGGTATTTGTTATGCAGATACGCCTTTCAAATATCCGCTCAGGTGTATTTGCATATGGTGTCAGGAAATGTATTTGTTTCCGACGTAGTTATGGTTGTTGTAAAATCTTTAGTATTTGGATTTATTATTACCTCTTTAGCGTGTTATCAAGGACTAGGGAAACATTGCCGAATTACCGATGTTGCTAAGGTTACCACCGCAGGAGTCGTCACGTCATACATCTCTATTTTGTTTGCCAATTGTGTGATTACGACTATCTTTCATGTTCTAGGGTACTAG
- a CDS encoding MlaD family protein — MSKEDRKSLFFGFFLCAGVLGLISVMLFSPKSRGDGKQEIHVAFTHLSGVSKGMNVCLAGKFIGSVSAVQNIMDKGICGEAGQLYCYELILKVDSGVSLYKDDVFAMYSPKIIGESIVNIIPGKSRIEKNRLCSEDLVYGSNIDPIEKLIQFVDKADKAISKLEAEAVNVYSKISALLDDEKDSSLLKQMRVTTESIHKSADKLTDCFDSERVERIDRLMEECRDIATTVKDYGLLYQYSSRWKKQQKMKDKQKQLIQDQEIALENR; from the coding sequence ATGTCTAAAGAGGATCGTAAATCATTATTTTTTGGCTTTTTCCTATGTGCGGGGGTTTTAGGGCTGATTTCCGTAATGTTATTTTCCCCAAAGAGTCGTGGAGATGGAAAACAAGAAATCCATGTAGCTTTTACACATCTTAGCGGTGTTAGCAAAGGTATGAATGTCTGCCTAGCAGGAAAGTTTATAGGGTCGGTATCCGCAGTTCAAAATATCATGGATAAAGGAATCTGCGGGGAAGCAGGACAGCTATATTGCTATGAGCTAATATTAAAAGTAGACTCTGGTGTTTCCCTATATAAAGATGATGTATTTGCTATGTATTCTCCAAAAATTATCGGAGAATCTATTGTGAATATCATTCCTGGAAAATCACGAATTGAAAAAAATCGTTTGTGCTCTGAGGATCTTGTTTATGGTAGTAATATCGACCCTATTGAAAAATTGATACAATTTGTAGATAAGGCCGACAAAGCTATAAGTAAATTAGAAGCCGAAGCCGTAAATGTATATTCTAAGATATCAGCATTGTTAGATGATGAGAAAGATTCGTCATTACTCAAACAAATGCGTGTAACAACAGAATCTATACATAAGAGTGCTGATAAGCTCACAGACTGTTTTGATAGTGAGCGTGTTGAACGCATAGATAGGCTTATGGAAGAATGTAGGGATATTGCTACTACAGTAAAAGATTACGGATTGTTATATCAGTATAGTTCTCGATGGAAAAAACAACAGAAAATGAAGGATAAGCAAAAACAGCTTATTCAAGATCAGGAAATCGCCTTGGAAAATAGGTAG
- a CDS encoding ATP-binding cassette domain-containing protein, protein MAEPWISVDRIYKSYWNTEGQGHTVLQGISLEVFPDELLVILGKSGTGKSVLLRHIMGLEIPDSGEVRYATELTHKGRLKDLTIGMVFQGGALFDFLSVRENVAFGLHAYNERHKEFSPKEINAKVNQALANVGLEYAADFMPSKLSGGMVKRVALARSLVYSPKLVLYDEPTAGLDPMTSREMTHLISRLRKEQGIGGIIITHDITLALALGDRIAIHHQGNIPNIYTKEEFTQTNDALARQFFAGHHLEMPSKED, encoded by the coding sequence ATGGCAGAACCTTGGATTTCTGTAGACCGTATTTATAAGAGTTATTGGAACACCGAAGGTCAAGGACATACGGTGTTACAGGGGATTTCCCTTGAGGTGTTTCCTGATGAGCTATTGGTAATTCTAGGGAAATCAGGAACAGGAAAAAGCGTGCTCCTTCGTCATATTATGGGGTTGGAAATTCCCGATTCTGGAGAGGTTCGCTACGCTACAGAGCTAACTCATAAAGGACGATTGAAAGATCTCACCATTGGTATGGTATTTCAAGGTGGAGCCCTTTTTGATTTTCTTTCCGTTAGGGAGAATGTGGCTTTTGGTCTTCACGCCTATAACGAGCGTCATAAAGAGTTTTCCCCTAAGGAAATCAACGCAAAAGTTAATCAAGCTTTGGCGAATGTTGGATTGGAATACGCTGCGGATTTCATGCCTAGTAAGCTGTCGGGGGGAATGGTAAAACGTGTGGCTTTAGCACGTTCTTTAGTTTACTCTCCCAAGCTTGTTCTTTATGACGAGCCTACGGCAGGCTTAGATCCTATGACAAGTCGAGAAATGACCCATCTGATTTCACGATTGCGTAAAGAACAGGGAATCGGAGGAATTATCATTACTCATGATATTACCTTAGCTTTAGCTCTTGGTGATCGTATAGCCATTCACCATCAGGGAAACATTCCCAATATCTATACAAAGGAAGAATTTACCCAGACGAACGATGCCTTAGCACGACAATTTTTTGCTGGTCATCATTTGGAAATGCCAAGTAAGGAGGACTAA